One genomic window of Trichlorobacter lovleyi includes the following:
- a CDS encoding RHS repeat-associated core domain-containing protein has protein sequence MNLQSGLIPFASGVRACLSNFRFLFLPHVFVLTLLFAAVLPASSLADDTCGWATVQKWKVRMHLTQILDRTGPFEQGSTCNYDYTLGLNHISDVTGEFINTGSGGAYLGSLASQETVNNHLDLPAYGDPNCPIGSVYFIQTCSGAGSEQDVNFTVDPGMGKYTIAFPHTGIDCVTQYVTSQGTYPIAFQAEINSVFLPAWPGMQGRILAEIPSDPVTTLEFPLASSSPATIIGETSFPHQQYPEIPVTWSWELTPDTGGAEKELGAPDGMGKGSGGDMAPGTGYGSPTWTVNMANLNIFVTDTPLWYKSPVGPAVEVSFSYNSRAVTNRFEPAGRNWQLNYESYLSADPVSGDVTIYMPDGRRDVYTYDAATAKFTPPYRVFNELSILAGDYLLTFPDGTVYLYKIPSGQFIWAFLTEIRDPHYPTDSRNKLTLYWDPLPNSPWGGKLNRITDALGRSTTFFQNADNRIYSILDPFGRTVSLTYDSSGNLTRITDMGGYSTTFTYDGCGTIQTLTTGNNKVTFTSGFNSLTVSDYMGIETFTLNPVTGAATYQGANASVGSTYGYTKTATPDGNSDITGFQTPEGVGFNYSYDAKGNLLTQTLQGASGAETSTFTYNAKGKVLSVVPPIGARTDLTYAANGIDLLTVTQAGLGSITATYNSTHDILSLTDRMGLAKTFTFNTSGQVTSSLGAGILTSFSYDGNNQLSGVTRAGTAVGSYGYDTIGRLTTYTDQNGFTLQRSYNNLDDLVSISYPDSSSAAFIRSTTVPHLLDSMTDQAGRTTSYFYNPHSQLREILDPIGGRTRFTYDGAGHASQLTDPNDNVTYFSYNKDNRLTRKQYADGSSVQFAYPYGRMTWSKNARGAEATYTYDRNGNLLTVSYSDGTPGVSTVYDSYNRPVTVTDALGSRTISYDASSRVTAIDGPWANDTLSFGYDSLGRKTSIALQQGLTASYSYDSLDRLTAVTGNGTTYTYSYQGGGTLLQRLARSDTSKTDYSYDPVMKRLQQLINYLPAGTILNGYSYSFDSLGQPTGETVTNGPALQFTAAGTVDASYNNLNQVVTWGGSATAISYDADGNMTKGLTPDGRAFTATYDAENRMSSIQYTDAGGVVRRQELTYGSDGYLGIQKSYANGALTAERRFVWDAGKLLQERDGSNAVLRDYLWGINQPGGVGALLSLKQGGAAYQVFSNPRGDITTILNSSGSVVASYAYDPFGGTLATSGTLSQPIRYSTKLYDEGTGLYYYGHRFYSPQMGRWLSRDPLAEMASINLYRFAANNPLTHFDPFGAADNGGFWDRPEIQAQLQAQREAQQAKRASEVTTFEKVKSSIGSAFKWIGDKFKEQPEMARSIEEKVANTALEANKYTKAGKEWNERINTGIQMAEDYGTVKAALKDDDPASGLTLIKVGTKYTVGRIPGVGSAYSEVITKAVETVENAPGGVEAARRMRATGGTNNSNEAVQLGQVGNGGGQ, from the coding sequence ATGAACCTTCAGTCCGGCCTGATACCGTTTGCTTCCGGAGTACGTGCCTGCCTCTCAAACTTCCGTTTTTTGTTCCTGCCTCATGTTTTTGTTCTTACCCTGCTGTTTGCCGCTGTCTTGCCGGCATCATCACTTGCCGATGATACCTGCGGCTGGGCCACGGTCCAGAAGTGGAAGGTCAGGATGCATTTGACCCAGATCCTGGATCGCACCGGTCCCTTTGAACAAGGTTCAACGTGCAATTATGATTACACCCTGGGGTTGAACCACATCTCCGATGTTACGGGAGAGTTCATCAACACTGGATCAGGGGGAGCCTATCTGGGCTCCCTGGCAAGCCAGGAAACGGTAAATAACCATCTGGATTTACCGGCATATGGTGACCCGAACTGTCCAATTGGAAGTGTTTATTTTATTCAGACATGTAGTGGTGCCGGTTCTGAGCAGGATGTAAACTTTACCGTTGACCCGGGGATGGGAAAGTACACCATTGCCTTCCCCCATACAGGCATTGACTGCGTTACCCAGTATGTAACAAGTCAAGGCACCTATCCAATAGCTTTTCAGGCTGAAATCAATAGCGTTTTTCTCCCCGCCTGGCCAGGGATGCAGGGCAGGATCCTGGCCGAAATCCCGTCCGATCCGGTTACCACCCTTGAATTTCCGCTGGCCAGCAGTTCGCCGGCGACGATCATCGGTGAGACCAGCTTTCCCCACCAACAGTACCCTGAAATCCCGGTTACCTGGTCCTGGGAACTGACGCCCGACACTGGTGGGGCAGAAAAGGAACTGGGGGCACCCGACGGCATGGGGAAGGGGAGCGGTGGCGATATGGCTCCGGGTACGGGGTACGGTTCTCCAACCTGGACCGTCAATATGGCAAACCTCAATATCTTTGTCACCGACACCCCGCTTTGGTACAAAAGCCCGGTCGGCCCGGCGGTGGAGGTTTCTTTCAGTTATAACTCCAGGGCGGTGACAAACCGGTTTGAACCGGCCGGTCGTAACTGGCAGCTGAACTACGAGAGCTACCTCTCCGCTGATCCGGTGAGCGGCGATGTGACCATCTACATGCCGGACGGACGCCGCGATGTCTATACCTACGATGCAGCCACCGCGAAGTTCACCCCGCCCTACCGGGTGTTCAACGAGTTGAGCATCCTGGCAGGCGACTACCTGCTTACCTTTCCCGACGGCACGGTCTACCTCTACAAGATCCCGTCCGGCCAGTTTATCTGGGCCTTTCTGACCGAGATCCGCGATCCTCACTACCCGACCGACAGCAGAAACAAGCTTACGCTCTATTGGGATCCGCTTCCAAACTCGCCGTGGGGGGGGAAGCTTAACCGGATCACCGATGCCCTGGGACGCTCGACCACCTTCTTCCAGAATGCCGACAACCGGATCTACTCGATACTCGACCCGTTCGGCCGCACTGTTTCACTTACCTACGACAGCTCCGGCAATCTGACCCGCATAACCGACATGGGAGGGTATTCAACGACCTTTACCTACGACGGGTGCGGCACCATCCAGACCCTGACCACCGGGAATAACAAGGTCACGTTTACCTCCGGCTTTAACAGCTTGACCGTCAGTGACTACATGGGTATCGAGACCTTTACGCTCAATCCGGTGACCGGAGCCGCAACGTACCAGGGGGCCAACGCATCCGTCGGTTCCACCTATGGCTACACCAAGACCGCTACACCGGACGGTAACAGTGATATCACCGGCTTCCAGACACCGGAAGGGGTCGGGTTTAACTACAGCTACGACGCCAAGGGGAACCTGCTTACCCAGACCCTGCAGGGGGCCAGTGGTGCCGAGACCTCCACCTTTACCTATAATGCCAAGGGGAAGGTCCTGTCGGTTGTTCCTCCCATCGGTGCCCGTACTGATCTCACCTATGCCGCCAACGGTATTGATCTGTTGACCGTGACCCAGGCCGGGCTCGGTAGCATCACTGCCACCTACAACAGCACCCATGACATCCTGTCGCTCACCGACCGGATGGGGCTCGCGAAGACCTTCACCTTCAATACCTCCGGCCAGGTGACCAGCTCACTCGGAGCCGGTATCCTGACCAGCTTCAGCTACGATGGCAATAACCAGCTGAGTGGCGTTACACGGGCCGGGACAGCAGTTGGCAGCTACGGTTACGACACCATCGGTAGGCTCACCACATATACCGACCAGAACGGCTTTACCCTGCAGCGCAGCTACAACAACCTTGACGACCTGGTCAGCATCAGCTATCCCGACAGTTCATCAGCGGCCTTCATCCGCTCAACAACGGTACCGCACCTGCTCGACAGCATGACTGACCAGGCCGGGCGTACCACCTCCTATTTCTACAACCCCCACAGCCAGCTGCGGGAAATACTCGACCCGATTGGAGGGCGTACCCGCTTCACCTACGATGGGGCTGGCCATGCCAGCCAGCTGACCGACCCCAACGACAACGTTACCTATTTCAGCTACAACAAGGACAACCGGCTCACCCGCAAGCAGTACGCCGATGGCAGCAGCGTGCAGTTTGCCTATCCCTATGGCCGGATGACCTGGTCGAAAAATGCCCGTGGGGCTGAGGCCACCTATACCTACGACCGGAACGGAAACCTGTTGACGGTGTCGTACTCCGACGGTACACCGGGAGTCAGCACTGTCTATGACAGTTACAACCGGCCCGTCACGGTTACCGATGCCCTGGGAAGCCGCACCATCAGCTACGACGCCTCCTCTAGGGTGACCGCCATTGACGGCCCTTGGGCCAATGACACCCTGAGCTTCGGCTATGACAGCCTGGGGCGTAAGACCTCGATAGCACTCCAGCAAGGGCTGACCGCAAGCTACAGCTATGACTCCCTTGACCGGCTGACAGCGGTAACCGGTAACGGCACGACCTACACCTACAGCTATCAGGGGGGAGGAACGCTGCTGCAGCGGCTGGCCCGTTCCGATACCAGCAAGACCGACTACAGCTACGATCCGGTCATGAAACGGCTGCAACAGCTGATTAACTATCTCCCGGCCGGCACCATTCTGAACGGCTACAGCTACAGCTTTGACTCCCTCGGACAGCCAACCGGGGAGACCGTCACCAACGGACCGGCCCTGCAGTTTACGGCCGCAGGAACGGTGGATGCCAGCTATAACAATCTGAATCAGGTTGTGACCTGGGGCGGATCAGCGACAGCAATCAGCTATGATGCCGACGGAAACATGACCAAAGGGCTCACCCCCGATGGCCGGGCGTTCACCGCCACCTACGATGCCGAAAACAGGATGAGCTCGATCCAGTACACCGACGCCGGTGGTGTGGTCAGGCGGCAGGAGCTCACCTACGGCTCCGACGGCTACCTGGGGATTCAGAAGAGTTATGCCAATGGTGCACTGACCGCTGAGCGGCGTTTTGTCTGGGATGCCGGAAAGCTGCTGCAGGAACGTGACGGCAGCAACGCAGTGCTGCGCGACTATCTCTGGGGGATCAATCAGCCGGGTGGTGTGGGGGCACTGCTCTCACTCAAGCAGGGCGGGGCGGCGTATCAGGTGTTTTCCAACCCCCGGGGGGACATCACCACCATCCTGAACAGTTCCGGATCGGTTGTCGCCTCATATGCCTACGATCCGTTTGGTGGAACGCTTGCAACGAGCGGTACCCTCAGCCAGCCGATCCGCTATTCGACCAAGCTGTATGATGAAGGGACCGGGCTCTACTACTACGGTCACCGTTTCTACTCGCCGCAGATGGGGCGTTGGCTCTCTCGCGACCCGCTGGCTGAAATGGCCTCCATCAACCTGTACCGTTTTGCAGCCAACAACCCGCTCACCCACTTTGATCCCTTCGGCGCCGCCGACAACGGCGGTTTCTGGGATCGACCTGAGATTCAGGCTCAACTTCAGGCACAGCGCGAGGCGCAGCAGGCAAAACGTGCGTCTGAAGTTACCACCTTTGAGAAGGTCAAAAGCAGTATTGGATCAGCCTTCAAGTGGATTGGCGACAAGTTCAAAGAACAGCCTGAGATGGCCAGGTCGATCGAGGAGAAGGTGGCCAATACCGCCCTTGAAGCCAACAAATACACCAAGGCAGGCAAGGAGTGGAACGAGCGGATCAACACCGGAATTCAGATGGCTGAGGATTATGGCACCGTAAAGGCCGCCCTCAAGGATGACGATCCCGCCTCAGGCCTGACCCTGATCAAGGTGGGAACGAAATACACCGTTGGCCGTATACCGGGTGTTGGATCGGCATATTCGGAGGTCATAACCAAGGCGGTGGAGACGGTTGAGAACGCGCCGGGCGGGGTTGAGGCAGCCCGCAGGATGCGGGCGACCGGCGGCACCAACAACAGCAACGAAGCAGTCCAGTTGGGGCAGGTTGGTAACGGAGGCGGGCAATGA